One Arthrobacter sp. StoSoilB20 DNA segment encodes these proteins:
- a CDS encoding FG-GAP-like repeat-containing protein translates to MARKKSSRNRLRVLVAYVVALVGASTLGVAGEPAAQASASQHLDPTFGKSGIYVNDFGGANGPGALATGVDAKNRTLILGIVATQEASRTIVVRLLPSGQADPAFGKAGVVDVTFLHAVKDLEVRPDGRVLLLGAISRNGVHGIPAVGQLNIDGKPDLAFGVSGVATLPTNGPGLPNEVQFDAFELATDGSILIAGSPGNVAVGVWRFSSTGRLAATFDAVNLPEGAVFWAAEDIDVDKKGFIIVAGGGGRIVQGQQNSQQYGSIFQFTAEGQPDTRMAGSGVIHRLNSPQVQAVASFQDGTLIATSYPTLVAYTSRGAPLDALTVPDMNISDLEVDNNNRVIVAGWGTYDRRDKFALWRMNADRTVDKSIGISGLVATDFAAGSAYMMDSAALNDGRVVAAGFINAPATSARPLGVGSFALARYDFDAQSGPDPAVKLDFNGDGDADVIARDTTGTLWLYPGNGQGGWLPRLQIGSGWNSMSAITSGGDFNGDQSTDVMARDISGGLWLYPGNGRGGWLPRTQIGSGWNAMSVIQGVKDFNGDGMSDVLARDNAGALWLYPGNGKAGWFARTQVGTGWGGMSLITSPGDLNGDNAADVLARDPAGSLWLYPGNGTGGWQAPFQIGTGWNVMTTLASSGDFDGDGNVDIVARDSSGNLWIYPRGERGHWILPRKQVGVGWNIMTAVL, encoded by the coding sequence ATGGCAAGGAAGAAATCGTCGAGAAATCGTCTTAGGGTGCTGGTCGCTTACGTAGTCGCTTTGGTTGGCGCATCAACCCTCGGGGTCGCGGGGGAGCCTGCTGCCCAGGCTTCTGCGAGCCAACACTTGGACCCCACTTTCGGGAAATCCGGCATTTACGTTAACGACTTTGGCGGGGCGAATGGACCGGGTGCGCTGGCAACCGGCGTCGATGCCAAAAATCGGACGCTGATCTTGGGGATTGTTGCGACGCAGGAAGCAAGCCGGACGATAGTCGTTCGGCTTCTGCCTTCCGGCCAAGCCGATCCAGCATTTGGCAAGGCTGGCGTCGTTGACGTGACCTTCCTCCATGCCGTGAAAGACCTGGAGGTCAGGCCTGATGGGCGAGTGCTGCTTCTAGGAGCAATATCCCGGAACGGGGTCCATGGTATTCCCGCCGTTGGGCAACTCAATATTGATGGGAAGCCAGACCTGGCGTTCGGAGTTTCGGGAGTGGCCACTCTGCCGACGAATGGTCCGGGACTGCCGAATGAAGTCCAGTTTGATGCTTTCGAATTGGCCACGGACGGCTCGATTCTGATAGCAGGGTCACCGGGAAACGTGGCAGTCGGGGTTTGGCGCTTTTCTTCAACTGGACGATTGGCTGCAACCTTTGACGCAGTGAACTTGCCGGAGGGCGCCGTCTTCTGGGCAGCTGAAGACATCGACGTTGACAAGAAGGGTTTTATCATCGTCGCGGGTGGCGGCGGTCGCATTGTTCAGGGGCAACAGAACAGCCAACAGTATGGCAGCATCTTTCAGTTCACTGCAGAGGGACAACCCGACACGCGAATGGCAGGGTCTGGAGTCATCCACCGTCTCAATAGTCCGCAAGTTCAGGCGGTGGCGAGCTTTCAGGACGGAACTCTCATTGCAACTTCGTACCCGACTTTGGTGGCCTACACTTCCAGAGGTGCTCCACTTGATGCGCTAACGGTTCCGGACATGAACATATCGGATTTGGAAGTCGACAACAACAATCGGGTGATAGTCGCCGGGTGGGGAACATACGACCGACGCGACAAATTTGCGTTGTGGAGGATGAATGCCGATCGCACCGTTGATAAGTCCATTGGAATTAGCGGCCTGGTAGCCACCGACTTCGCCGCAGGTAGCGCTTACATGATGGACTCTGCGGCCTTGAACGATGGCCGAGTGGTGGCTGCTGGGTTCATAAACGCGCCGGCAACGAGCGCGAGGCCCTTAGGGGTCGGTAGCTTCGCACTTGCCCGCTACGATTTCGATGCTCAATCGGGGCCCGATCCCGCGGTCAAGTTGGATTTCAATGGCGATGGTGACGCCGACGTCATTGCTAGGGACACCACGGGAACGCTGTGGCTGTATCCGGGCAATGGCCAAGGAGGATGGCTGCCGAGACTCCAAATAGGTTCTGGGTGGAACTCCATGTCAGCCATTACAAGTGGTGGCGATTTCAACGGCGATCAAAGTACTGATGTCATGGCCCGTGATATTTCAGGCGGCCTCTGGTTGTATCCCGGAAATGGTCGAGGTGGTTGGTTGCCCCGAACACAAATTGGCTCTGGATGGAACGCGATGTCCGTCATCCAAGGCGTCAAAGACTTCAACGGTGACGGCATGTCCGATGTGCTTGCCAGAGACAATGCGGGTGCGCTTTGGCTATACCCTGGAAACGGCAAAGCCGGTTGGTTTGCTCGCACTCAAGTTGGAACCGGATGGGGTGGGATGAGTTTAATCACCAGCCCAGGTGATCTGAATGGTGATAACGCAGCCGACGTTCTTGCCCGAGATCCGGCCGGTTCGTTGTGGTTATACCCGGGAAACGGAACCGGGGGATGGCAAGCCCCTTTCCAGATAGGAACGGGCTGGAATGTAATGACTACCCTTGCCTCTTCGGGTGATTTCGATGGAGATGGGAACGTGGACATCGTGGCGCGAGACTCGTCTGGTAACCTCTGGATTTACCCCAGAGGCGAACGCGGTCATTGGATACTGCCACGAAAACAAGTCGGCGTCGGCTGGAACATCATGACGGCAGTGCTCTAA
- a CDS encoding NAD(P)-binding domain-containing protein gives MSFGHTRHPATSHRGRSSGSRFRCSASRNPSSSIPLQVSEAYSSPHGTDPGYGHHRRRPSRPHDELLAHVIRRRASAPGTSRFPGRRLPGPLGQLLHEYPQPCAGTPRHAVRRRRPGRVHLTHAVVNLFRRYAELIAAPVHTGVEVTRLSPASDGAFNLGTSLGNLRAKNVVLATGAYQVPKIPALSAMLPAGVTQLHTHDYRNPEQLPEGAVLIVGTGQSGGQIAEELHAAGREVHLSVSIVPEAPRRYRGQDLIYWMLETGKHGPEFGVNALTREALPSPAARFAPNPLLSGTDGGHAIHLRELGCRGMHLHGHLETIDDGDITFSDDLADPPHGIWGDLRATVGKGNRRTHLPRTCRYA, from the coding sequence ATGTCTTTTGGACACACGCGGCATCCTGCTACCTCGCATCGGGGACGTTCCAGCGGCAGCCGTTTCAGGTGCTCAGCCAGTAGAAATCCGTCTTCGTCCATCCCCTTACAGGTCTCCGAAGCGTACAGTTCACCCCATGGGACCGACCCTGGATACGGTCATCATCGGCGCAGGCCAAGCCGGCCTCACGACGAGCTACTGGCTCACGTAATTCGGCGTCGAGCATCAGCTCCTGGAACGTCGCGATTCCCCGGGCGGCGCCTTCCAGGACCGCTGGGACAGCTTCTACATGAATACCCCCAACCTTGCGCTGGAACTCCCCGGCATGCCGTACGACGGCGACGACCGGGACGCGTTCATCTCACGCATGCTGTCGTCAACCTCTTCAGGCGCTACGCAGAGCTTATTGCCGCTCCGGTCCACACGGGCGTGGAGGTGACCCGGCTATCCCCTGCGTCGGACGGCGCCTTCAATCTTGGGACATCGCTCGGGAACCTGCGGGCCAAGAACGTGGTCCTCGCGACGGGCGCATACCAAGTCCCCAAGATCCCCGCCCTGTCCGCCATGCTCCCCGCCGGCGTGACACAACTCCACACTCATGATTACCGCAACCCTGAGCAACTGCCGGAGGGCGCCGTGCTGATAGTCGGCACCGGTCAGTCAGGCGGACAGATCGCCGAGGAGCTCCACGCCGCCGGCCGCGAAGTCCACCTCTCCGTCTCAATCGTCCCCGAGGCGCCCCGGAGATACCGCGGCCAGGACCTCATCTACTGGATGCTCGAAACCGGCAAGCACGGTCCCGAGTTCGGCGTCAACGCCCTCACCCGCGAAGCACTCCCCTCCCCCGCCGCCCGTTTCGCGCCGAACCCCCTGCTCTCGGGTACCGACGGTGGCCACGCCATTCACCTCCGCGAACTCGGCTGTCGCGGCATGCACCTACATGGTCATCTGGAAACCATCGACGACGGCGACATCACCTTCAGCGACGACCTCGCCGACCCCCCCCACGGCATTTGGGGCGATCTTCGCGCAACAGTCGGGAAAGGCAATCGACGCACACATTTGCCGCGTACCTGCCGATACGCATAG
- a CDS encoding DUF1778 domain-containing protein — MSMTKTRRLELRTDETTDQLISEAAELLHVSKTAFVTDAARQAAERVVARADTTLMAPEIFDAMMASLDVADESPELETLSKLPRLIRR, encoded by the coding sequence ATGTCGATGACCAAGACCCGACGACTGGAACTACGCACCGACGAGACCACCGACCAGTTGATCTCAGAGGCGGCGGAGTTACTGCACGTTTCCAAGACGGCGTTTGTCACTGATGCTGCCAGGCAGGCCGCGGAACGAGTAGTTGCACGCGCGGACACCACCCTCATGGCCCCGGAGATTTTCGACGCTATGATGGCTTCTCTCGACGTGGCCGACGAGTCGCCCGAACTGGAGACGCTGTCCAAGCTTCCACGGCTTATTCGTCGATGA
- a CDS encoding DUF3322 and DUF2220 domain-containing protein: MPSKTSRWTSLAALRSLSLTAWDRGQLMREALEPSGVYPRRRALKRPSATELRDDYAAAREWAAALFTAAGPYSLETVDVGRTTIGSNQLPAVAVFASAADEAAFVGRSRELARFLSLADSLAGLDPLLRRWAARRPKPLLDLGEAALTAARVASWLREHPSPGVFVRQLSLPGVHTKFIETHRRTIDEMVAVLVGSQASAPLDDPADLPIATDTDEGLLGAPAARTPAARFASRHGFLHPPEQLRFRMLDPSIPLLGDARDVTVTASAFQSLRLPVTTVIITENLVNFLALPERAGAMAIFGKGYGFSALRDAAWLRDCEVLYWGDLDTHGFGILDQLRAVHPQVTSVLMDEATLLAHREMWGEETSPSRAALGRLTVEETGVYEGLQSGSYGDRVRLEQELIGWEWASDHLRHRPPA; this comes from the coding sequence GTGCCGTCTAAGACTTCCCGGTGGACCTCGCTCGCTGCGCTTCGTTCGCTCTCCCTGACGGCGTGGGACCGTGGCCAACTCATGCGAGAGGCCTTGGAGCCCTCGGGTGTGTATCCACGGCGCCGGGCCTTGAAGCGGCCTTCCGCCACGGAGCTTCGAGACGATTACGCGGCCGCACGCGAATGGGCTGCGGCTCTGTTCACCGCCGCTGGGCCTTACAGCCTCGAAACGGTCGACGTCGGCCGCACCACTATCGGGTCTAACCAGCTTCCCGCTGTGGCTGTGTTTGCATCAGCCGCGGATGAAGCAGCCTTTGTTGGCAGATCACGGGAGTTGGCTCGATTCCTGTCCTTGGCTGATTCGCTGGCTGGCTTGGACCCTTTGTTGCGGAGGTGGGCTGCTCGGCGGCCAAAGCCGCTCCTCGATCTGGGGGAAGCCGCGCTGACGGCTGCGCGTGTCGCCTCGTGGCTCCGGGAACATCCTTCTCCTGGTGTTTTTGTCCGGCAGTTGAGCCTTCCTGGGGTGCATACAAAGTTCATCGAAACTCACCGCAGGACTATCGATGAAATGGTGGCTGTGCTGGTGGGATCGCAGGCTTCTGCGCCGCTGGATGATCCAGCAGATTTGCCGATCGCCACGGATACCGATGAGGGTTTACTTGGTGCTCCGGCTGCCCGGACACCGGCAGCGCGTTTCGCTTCACGTCACGGATTCCTTCATCCGCCGGAGCAGCTGCGCTTCCGAATGCTGGACCCCTCAATTCCATTGCTCGGTGATGCCCGGGACGTGACGGTGACGGCGTCTGCCTTTCAGTCTCTTCGGCTCCCTGTGACGACGGTGATCATCACCGAAAACCTCGTGAACTTCCTCGCTCTCCCCGAGCGTGCCGGTGCCATGGCGATCTTTGGCAAGGGCTACGGCTTCTCCGCACTGCGGGACGCCGCTTGGTTGCGGGACTGCGAGGTGCTGTACTGGGGCGATCTGGACACCCACGGTTTTGGCATCCTGGATCAGCTCCGGGCAGTCCATCCGCAGGTAACGAGCGTGCTGATGGACGAAGCGACTCTGCTGGCACATCGTGAGATGTGGGGCGAGGAGACTTCGCCTTCGCGGGCTGCGCTGGGCCGGCTCACTGTTGAGGAGACGGGGGTTTACGAGGGCCTGCAGTCGGGCTCATATGGGGATCGGGTACGGCTGGAGCAGGAGTTGATTGGGTGGGAGTGGGCGTCGGATCACTTGCGACATAGACCCCCTGCCTAA